In Meleagris gallopavo isolate NT-WF06-2002-E0010 breed Aviagen turkey brand Nicholas breeding stock chromosome 14, Turkey_5.1, whole genome shotgun sequence, the genomic stretch ATGGTGTTACaatgagaaaggaaaggtgCTCATCTATCTCCAAAGATCTGGGCTTGCAGGGAAAACTCCACAAGGGaaggatctccaaccagagatccttccccagtggcagtcagcccttcaATGAGCtttaagagaggtgcagccaggctccatcccttcctgtcTAACAGCCGAATTcccttcacctgtgttcccagggctgaccgggtcctttccccaggtgctcaatcagtggttcaggctgggactcaacagttaccataaAGGGTTTTAGCAGCTTTCAGAGAATCAGCTGAGTTGGGAAAAGCCTTCGGGATCAAGTCCATCCACTAACCTGAGCTACGGAGTGCCATCACCAAGCCATGTCCTTTACTGTCACATCCACACGTCTCATAAATTcttccagggctggggcagcccATCTCAACGCCTGACTGCCTTCGCACCCCAAAATGCTGCTCCCTCAGGGCCACCCCGCACTCCTCCCCAAGGACATGATGGGTTTGGACCAAGGACCCAAAGGGTAGAAGCAAAGGGGCCTCCATATGCCCACCGTGTGAAGTTCTGTTGTCAAATGACTCAAAGATTTAGGTCATTTCAAGCTCTCAAGCAGGGAAATCCATCCTCTCCTACCGGATAGAAGTCTTCACCAAAACCACAGATGCTGGGGATACCCATTAGGGCTGCTCAGAGATGTCAGTACAAGACCACTCCCCTTTTCTCCAGGCCGCTGCGAAACAACCTCAGTGATGCCTGAGGCTTCCCTGACTTCTGAGACCCCACCCCAGTCAAAACCACGTCACATCCAGGAGGTAGCGACTCACCTTCTTCGCTATCTCCAGATAGAACTCCTGCTCCACGGTGTCGAGCAACCGACTCTTGCAGCTGGAGTAGAGCATGCGCTCCTTGATGCTGCATTTGTACCCAGGCATGGAGTAGATGAACACTGCGAGAGAGGAACAAGGCTCAGTGCTGCCCACGTACAAGGATGGGGAGCAGCCAGATCCTGGCTTTCTGGggcttttccaggctgaaaagcctgACAAGCTCAGACGCAGAGGCCAGGCCGTCCCGCTGCCATACTCTACAACTCAGCAGCCCCTTGCACAAATCCTCCCCAGTTCTCCATACTCAAGACCTGAATTGTGCATTCCCCACATTCTCTGGGCCCCAAAGGCTTGCTGCCACTCCCTTGGGGGGAGCACGGCAAGGGAGAATCCACTCTGACCCCCCACACCATTGCTAAGGGCACAGCCAGGAGCTCTGAGCAGTCACTGCTCACCAACAGACTCCAGGTAGTCTCCCTCATGTGAATGCTTGTACAGGAAGAAGTGGTAGCGAGCAGAGTCCTGTGGGATCCTCTTGGGCAGGTCAGTGATCTCTGTAGGGCTTGTGTGCACCAGGTCGATGGTCTCCCGCTCCAGATCCAGCTTCTGGTTGACAGAAAGGGACAAAAGAGAGCAAAGTGCCACAGCAAAGGGTGCTTGGAGGTGCAGGAGGAGCCGTGCCAGGGACTCACCAGCTGGATGtaattgattttcttctgcttcagtgCCTGGATAGCCTGCTGCGCATCCAGCTGCAGGGGAAAGGCCAGGCCCTGCAGGGTCTGGTGCTTGCTCTCCACACTGATCTCTGTCTTCACCTGCAAACAGAAATAGCACTGAGTGTCAGGGTGGTCATGGACCAGGTGCCATCTTCAGCTGCCCCATGGTGAAAGTGCATCCTCATGCTTGCATTTGccaaggcacagagcagcagctgggggcATCCATGCCCTCCTGGGGTCAGAAGGCCTGTCCAGCCTAACCCAGGAACTCGTAGGTTTGATGGGTGAGCGCAGGAGTGCTGGCAAAGCTCTCAGGCAGAGGCAATGCTTGGGACACAGCTCACTGGCAACACAGCATTAACATTTAGGATGTCACCAGCCTCAGGACTGTGCTGCTTCCCAGCGTACAGGAATCACCCAGCAGAGTTTGTCCCTGCTTGTGCATCCCCCAgacccccagctctgctctcctcccttGCACAACCGCTCCCAGAAAAGAACGTCTCAGCCAACATCAGCACTACTGACGCTTCTCATGGGgctgcattggcacaggctgcccagaactgTGGGTgccacccctggaggtgtcccaggCCATGGAGAGGCTGGaagcagccagcccatggcaggggtgggGCTGGGGTCTGTGCGGCCTCTTCCAACCTAACCACgctgtgattctacgattctcaGCATAAGGCTGTTTGCAGAGAAGTCCTAGCTGGGGACAGGGCAGAGTGCCGCAACCAACACTGCTGCCTCTTCACCTCATCCTCCCACACTGCAACGTGCAGGGAGCCTTGAAATCCCAGCATCCAGCTGCGTGGGTCTCGGGTCACCTACAgatgcccactgcccacaccGGAGCGAGGATTCAGAGACCCGCAGCTCACACAAGCCCCGTTTTCACACCAAATCCCCAAAAGCAGAGGCTGCATCCCTGCTTTGGGAGGAGCAAACAAATCCCCTCTCCACCAGACCAAAGCCActgcaaagaggaagaaagacgGACAGCCCGCGTCACATCAGGCACCTCCACCCCgaacagggctgtgctgtgaccctgcaggagggaaaggagagcGGGACGCGCAGCGGCACAGCATACCTCCTCGGGGCTGGGGTACTCTACCAGCGATGGGCAGCAGCAACAGCCCCCCACCATCTGCCATAGAATACAGGGAGACGGAGTCACGCCGACGGCGGAGGAGCTGCCCCTGAGCCCCCCCCCACCTGccccaggcacacagcagcGCCAACCCGCACACTGCACACCAAGTGCTGGTTTCGTTTGGGATCAGTTTAGGAGGTTTAGTGCAAAGATGAGAAAAGCCTCTCAATgcctccccctccccttccctccccctccctttTTNNNNNNNNNNNNNNNNNNNNNNNNNNNNNNNNNNNNNNNNNNNNNNNNNNNNNNNNNNNNNNNNNNNNNNNNNNNNNNNNNNNNNNNNNNNNNNNNNNNNCTATGGTGATAATGGAGGAAAATAACGCACACGAGCAGCCCACCCATCGCCAACTTGAAGTAGAAAAATCCCCAGGAGTGATCTAATCCCCATCTCAAGTCCAACACAGACTTCAGACACCAGCTCCCTGGGGGTTTGTTTAGGGAGCCCAGCACGGCGTGAGCTCAGCTCCCCTGGGCAGAGCAGGGGGCAAAGGGAGCAGAGCATGCAGCACACGGCCTGTGGAGCAGCCTACCATCTCCGTGCTTGAGTCTTGTGAGCAGGAATCCTGCGGGTGTGGGAGAGGAGACACTGTCAACGGCACCCACACAGGGATGGATGGGTCTAGGAACAAGGAGGGGGTGGTACCAACATGCCGGGAGGGTGCAGGCCTACCATGTCTCTGCTGGAGGCCAGGGAAAGCAGGTCCTGGGTGCGGGCATGGAGAGTAACAAAACGACATGGGAAATGTCAGTGCTGGGGAGGGACAGCCCTGAGCACGGCTGTGGGACTGGTTGTTGGGACAGAACAGGAGCTCCAGGGGCATTACCAGCTCCGCTCTGCCTCCTGCTGACTGCCCAACCCATGCTGGGATGGAGGAGTTACAGCAACAGGGCTGGGGGTAATTCCCCCACAAAGGGGAAGCCCCTAAAAGAGGGATCCCCCCTAAAGGTTTGGGGAAAATGTGCCCAAGCTACTTTCCAAGCTCAGAGTATAGGAAGATGAGGAGCTCTGCATTCCCACAGCCAAAGACGGGGTAAGCTCACACAGATGCTGAGGGCACTCAGGTTTGCCTTCTCCTCCCTTGCAGAGATGTGACACATGGGATTTACCACTGCCAACATCAGACCCCCGTGTTTCTCCCCTGCAAACGCCCTGAGAACTAAATGATGCTGGGGAGATGAGCAAAGAGCTTCAAAGCTGGATGAAGCAAGATGGAGTCGGAAAGCTCTCCAGATCAGAGGTCATCCCAGCACTGCTACCCTCTGCAACACACCTCCCCGTGGCATTTCCTActccttctctttttaaacCCACAAGCACTGGGCTCATTTCCAGGCTCTGCACAGGGATGGCCAAGCTGCATCCCACAGCTCTTGGCTTGGGCCTGCCCACCAGCAGCACTTAGGCTGCGGGGCTGGGGGGTGTTTTACCTCcctttctttagattttttttctgctttcccctCCCTACTGAGAGCTGGCAGGGTGCTGACCAGAGCTCCTAATTTGCCTTCATTTCCCACCCCACCCCAGAGATAAACCTGGTTTCCCTCTGCATTTCTGAGCCTGCAGTGCCTCCAAGTGCTTCCAGAAAGACTCTCCATTTGGGGAGGGACTTGTTATGACAGCTCAATCTCCATTTAAAAACCACTGTTTGAGCCCATAGGTCGCCCAcagcctccagcacagcagtgatgcaTTTTCTGCCTTCAGCTTTGGAGAGTTCCCTCACACTTCCCCCAGCCATCAGGAGGATGGCTCAGCACATCCCCTCTTTCCATGCCAGGTGCAGCCTGGTCCAACTCCTCCCTGTCCCAGTGCAGAAGGCTGGGCTGCACAGCTGCCAGATCCACcctcctgctttgctgctgccttttgctTCCCACTGGTGCCTGATGCCAGCCCAGGAATACCAGCACTTCCACAGTAAGAAATGCCAAACTCACAAAGGTTAGAGACCGCGCTAAGAGATGCACCACCAGCAGCAATCCCAGGCAAGTGGCAACGACATGCACTGCAAAGCACTTGGtttaaagcttttaaagaaACAGTGTCCCTTGTGTCACTTCCAAAATCCTGGTGGATTCACAGAGCTCAGGGTCCTGAACTAACAAAGAGAGAgccaaagagcagagctgctgaggtCTGAGCTcgctgcagggctgcccagcAGGTGACAGCCACTCCTCAGTGTCTGTTTTGTCACCCCACATGAAGACACTGCCAGTGTTTCAGCTACAAAGGACACGGAGCTCTCTGACCCCAGCTGTGGTAATGGGGACAGAGGGGGAAGCGCCAGCATTTTGCAGAGCCAACAcaagccagcagcacagcaccagcactgcaaacacaactgctgcagcctccttcCCTTGTGCTGCAGCACACCTGGTGTTCTGCAAAGAGACAGGTTACTGtcactctgcttctgcagcaatATGCATGGCCAGGCAAGGACAGAGGTACTGCTGTACAGGGTGCTGAAAGCTGCTCCCATAGCCCCTCTCTGCTTTGCACCGCTCCAGAAACTTGCTTTAAGGTCAGCACCAACAGAGACCCTACAGCAGCCCAAGCATCCAGGTGCTTCACACTAAATTCAGAGGCAAAAtagtgatttttctctctttctagaTGAGAAGGTCTACTCGCTGTGGTTCAGGCTTACACAGGGGACAGCGTACCTTTAAAATGAAacccaaccaaaccaaacctgGGCAGCTCGCTCACTCGGGAGCCACCTCTTGCAGTCAGGAGGGTGGGAAGCAGCAGATCATTGGAAACACAAGCAGAACGAGCAACACTTACCTGAGCCACTTCACCCTGCAAGACACAGCCAAGAAAAAGCACTTAATCCTACAACACCAACCAGCCAGGGCAATGGCCTGGGCGGGACCATAAAAGCCCAACGTTACTGCAAGAtaagcagcacagcccagagccTTGTCTCAAAGCACTATTAGCTCTCTCTTCTTCAAGATGTCATCTTGCATTCTCCAGCCTAAATCCTGCCCATACCCTCTAGGTGGGAGTTGGGATGACTACACCAAGCCCTATTAGAAGATCACCTTTCGGTGGCATGCCCCAGATCCACTCATCATATCTGCCCAGCACCACCCCCGTGGTTGTCACCACATGCTCAGTAGTGATGCTGCAGGACAAGCAATAAACTCCATAGTTCTCCAGGTCTACAGGGAAAGGAAGGTTCAGGCAGTACTGAGAAATGTGGTGCAACATCAATGCACTGGGTTGGCACTGCCCCCAGACCTGCTCCTGTCCTGTCTTTGCCACTAACTGGACTAGACTGCTTGGCTTAATATCTCCCAGGCTCCACATCCATCTCTGAGCCCCACAGACCCATcacaggaggaagagagagggaTGCTCTTTCTGTGACGCCCCTGTGAAATCCCCCTCCTCCCAAACACAGCTTCCAGGCAGTCCTCTCACCCCATAGGATCCTCTTCACAGCCTCAAGGTTTCCACAGCATCACAGAGATTGGCATGAGTGTCtcatgctgctgcaggagcagtgctgtgctgcagccttgCCTGGCCTCATCCAGCCATTTTCATACCTCCTTCCAGCACTAAGCCCCAAACATTCAGGCTAAGACCTCTCCCCTTTAGCACAGCACCCCTCACAGCCACAGATGAAACTGGGAAGATACACTGCTACAGCTAAAACATGAGCTGGGATCCTTCCTGTTTTCCCCTCAAATTCAACTCCAGCTCTGGGTTTCACCCTGATATCTAAAGATTTGACACCGCTGCCTGCCTTGAGGCTCCACCTGCCCGCTAATTGCTAATTACAGCATGCAAAGTAGATATCCAAGCTCTTGTCCTAGCGAAGAAAAGAGTCTATAAAATTCATCATCAGTTTGACCATGAGGTCATGCAAACGCTTGATCCACCTCAGCAGGTTCAGGAGCAGGTTAAAAAGCACACGCACAAGGGAGCTTTGTAAGAGTGAGCCACCTCTGCACCAAAGGCTGAGCTCCAAACCTCCCTGGGGCTGGGTGCCACGGGATGCCCACCTCATTGATGCGGATCTGCTGGAgctcctgctcagctgcagtcAGCGGGGCGGGCGCAGAGCAGGATGATACGTGCTTCTGGTACCCACTGAGGGACACATCCTCCTGCAGACGGAGGGACAAGAAGGGAAATATTAGGGAGTTATCACCACAGAGCACACAGGACAGGGCTATGACCCCAGCCTGGATCTGAGATCCCAAGCTCTGGCTCTCTCCCTACTGATGTGAATGACCAGTGTGGGCTGTACTCTCAGACACCTCCATGCAAATACCACACTCGATTTGAGCCCTGCCCATCCAGGCCATCCCACCAGCCACGCAGCAGCGCGACCCCTGGTTGAGGGGCAAAGCTTGGGACCAcaacagcaagaagaaaaggagaccAGAGTCTGACTGCAGCCATGAAGCAGGATGCCAGCAGCTGGAGTCTAGGGTAGGCTCCCAGAGCTCAGGTTTTAACTCAAAAGATTGAACAGAACCCTATATGAACCACGACTGTACCTTAACTGTTCCAAACATCTCATCCTTTATATGCCCCCCTCCAAATTCTTTCTTCACCGTTGCTCTGGTTGCAGCATACAGCATCTTCAGCCTAACCTGTGTGAGGAGGGATACAGTAGACATGGTCAGGGAAGGAAGCAGGGGACCTGTCACCTCCATCCCACTAGCACCTGATGGTCACTGTCACCTCCTACCCCAATGCTCTGCCTTCCCAAAGCTCAGCCTCTGGGTTACAAGCTCAGCCTGCCACCCCTTCCACATGCAGCTAAAACCACAGCTGGTGCTGTCATTTGAGACTCATCCCTGGGAGCCAGCTTGCTCCAGGAGCACAACAAGGAATAATGTCACCTCCATGTGCTTGCTAACCACGGGATGCTCTGattacacaaacacacacaaaaacaaatacatcaaAACTGATACAGAGACTCCAGATTCTCTCAGGGAGCAGAAAGCTCTCTGTAGCTATTGGCACTACAAGCTATAAAGTACCTGGAAACAACCACCTGGTTTTTACCTGAGTCCTGTTTCTAACCTCAGCAGCTCTAGTTCCAGGGGATTGCTCTGAGCACAGGTGGGCACATATCAGCTCTACTTCCACAGCTATGCATGGAGGCACGTGCATGCTGCAGCCTTAAGCAGCTCTGGCCTCAAAACACAGTTCACTGGTTTATTGTACAGATGGACAGCAGCTTCACAGGGAATCCTGAAAACAATCATGTTGCAATAGAACAGTACTGGTGGTTTGATGTTGTTGAGTCGCCATAAAGGACCACATGATTCCAATGAAAATTCcccaccaacaaaacaaaacgttGCTTCCATTCACCTTTTAGCACTGTTCTTGCACTGTTCTCCTGCAAAACTCTGTTCAGGAAAGAACTTTTGCAAGCACTTCCCAGCCCACCTTGACTGACACAGAGGACCAAGCCAACCCTCTGCCATCAAGGCTCACAGTCCCTGGGTTATGCTAAGGCCAACGTCACAAGCCACAGGAACATCAACACCGGCCTACGAGCCAGCAGGTGTCGTTGCTGGCCTACAGTTACACATCCTGGAGCCACTGAAGGAAGATTTTTGGACCCCCGCCCATCTTGCTCCCACCCAAATGCCACAGGTCCCAGGACAGCAGAGCTCACCGGGGAGTTATCAGGGGACCAGGAGATGAAGAGCCACTCGTAGCCCTGGGCGTTCTGGCTGTCCAGGCGGTACAGCACATAGCACGGCTGCTGCTCATCCAGCAAGGGTAGCACAAAGGCATCATAGTCCATGTCCCAGCGCCGGGCCAGCTCCTTGTGTGCTCCCAAAACGAGCTGTTctggaaggagaagagagaaaagtgaGGGTTATGCAAAGGCAAGGCTCAGCTGCTTTGATCAGACTCCCTGTAACCTCAGAGATACAAAAACACTTGCTCGAGGGATAAGCAGCCAGGGGTCTGCGCTGTGTCcccctgcagcaggctgtgctgccagaGAGCCCTGGCTTCTGGAGAGGATTTACGTAGTTCACACATGTGGTGGCATCTCAAGTGTCCAGAgggtattttttcccctgctacGCAAGCATCAATGGGGCTggaagcagcaagcagcaagcagcaagcagggcagtgtggggctgggatTTAAATGCTAGCGTAGGCATGGTACGaacacagagagaaatatcagagagagaaatgaaaggtTTGCTGCTCTCCAAAGCCTCTTCAGAAGAGCTCTCAGGAAGCAAGGACAGCAGTTTTCTGTGTTCCTGAAGTGCAGCAATGAGGTTTTGCACGCGCTGTGGCTCTGTCCCTGGAGTGTGGGACACCCTACAtccaaaagctgcttttagATCATGTTCCTCCACACGATTCgcagggaagaaaagaggcTTCAAAAAGCTGAAGGACTACTGCAGCTCgcccagagctgctctgtcaGCCCTGCTCCACACAGACACCATCCCCAACACgtgctttcagaaaagcagagctgaaaataCTTTATCTCCAATAAAACCATCTgcttggagaaagaaaggaagaagcagcatAAAAACCTCAGTGTAGACTTAAGTAATACAAAGCAGGGAGGCAAAAGGACTCGGCTTTTTAGAAAGCTCCAAAATCTAAGAGAGCCCAACAAATTTCACCTGGCCAAACACCCTGGCAGCCCCAAGGCATTCCCACCTGCCACATGTCCCAGCACCCCATGCACAGGGCAACCAGCACCAGGTAATTCATTGCAGGTGAagcagcacaagccagcccacagcagcgccctcagcagcctgcagcatccAGGTGTTCCCTGGGCTGAAGAACTGCCTGTTCCAGAAATGCAACACCAGCATCAGCATTCTCTATAGGACCACCTCCAGCATCACCCTTTTCAGCCTTTGTTTGCTCTGCAGCTTGTTCTGCTTCCTCCCACAGAGTCTCTGCAGTTCAATTCAATCTCTTTAGGGCAAATTTTCCTCCCTAGCTCCCGCAGCAAAGCTAGAAACTGCACCGTGGCTGGTGTTCCCAGAGCCCAGACCATGGAGGTGACAGCATGGTGGCAGGGCAGGATCCAAAGCACAAAGCACTGCCAAACAAGGGGATGTGATTTCCACTGATAGTAACACATCTCCGTTGCTGCTATGGAGCAGCACGTAGAGCCAGCAGTCCTCACAGCCGCACTGCAGCCTGGGTTTATCTGACTCATCCCTAACAGAAGGACGAGCTTTTTAAAGGCTAAAGATGACCAGAGAACAAAAATGGTTGTTGGATGCACAGCTGCTGAGCTCCAGGGTGGCTGAAGTCACTGCAGTCCCAGTGGTAGGCCAGTGCCACACTGCTCCGTGAAAAACAAGTCATTCATATGCAATTGTACCAAGCTGAGCAGACAGAAAACCTACACCTCAGAGGTTCCTGCTGGGATGCTCAATCAGTGCTTTGCTCCACTTGCTTATTAGATAAAAACTGAGTCCCAAAGGCACCTTTTGGTGGCCAAACGCAGCAGGGCAACACGCAGCcccctgtgccaaagcagcaggaaggagcagGACCTGGGACTGGGGGCACTGGAGAGCTGGTCTGAAGTCAGCAGGATGCAAAGTCATTGCGTATCCCAGAGCGGCCCCAGCAGAGGCTGCGAGGCTGTTGTTGCCAAGAGTTGCTCAGCAGCTCACCTGAGTTTTGGGCTTGGTTTTCACATGGACCCACAGCACTCTGCTCTATGCTGCCACGTGCCAAGAAGCCCCACTTGGAATCTGTACAACATTTCCAGAAATGCAAGCcctatttttcagcatatttggccagcaaagaggaaagaaaggaaaagaggagaactGGGCTGACACAACataaatcaaaacatttaaaaatggagCTTACCTTCCTCGATGATCACCTTGATGAGCCGAACTGAACCATTTCGGGCTTTGGCAAAAAAGTCCCTTAATTCCGTGGTGGCTGAAAGAACCAGAAACATTGTGATCAGATTGAAGGGCCAAAG encodes the following:
- the TWF2 gene encoding twinfilin-2; amino-acid sequence: MFLVLSATTELRDFFAKARNGSVRLIKVIIEEEQLVLGAHKELARRWDMDYDAFVLPLLDEQQPCYVLYRLDSQNAQGYEWLFISWSPDNSPVRLKMLYAATRATVKKEFGGGHIKDEMFGTVKEDVSLSGYQKHVSSCSAPAPLTAAEQELQQIRINEVKTEISVESKHQTLQGLAFPLQLDAQQAIQALKQKKINYIQLKLDLERETIDLVHTSPTEITDLPKRIPQDSARYHFFLYKHSHEGDYLESVVFIYSMPGYKCSIKERMLYSSCKSRLLDTVEQEFYLEIAKKIEIDDGAELTAEFLYDEVHPKQHAFKQAFAKPKGPVGKRGQKRLIKGPGENGEDS